A part of Acidimicrobiales bacterium genomic DNA contains:
- a CDS encoding amidase has protein sequence MTDDLAALDATGQAELVRSGQASATDLVEAAIARIEAVNPTLNAVIHERFDRAREEAAGELPDGPFRGVPFLLKDLGAKMAGEPYHAGTVFLKELGWRASADTYLVQRVRAAGLVIVGRTNTPEFGSTITTEPVAHGPSRNPWNTEHSTGGSSGGSAAAVASRMVPAAHANDGGGSIRIPASECGLVGLKPSRGRVSLGPDLGEDWAGFTIDGSVTRTVRDTAGLLDVLAGQMPGDPYMAPPPARPFRDEVGADPGALRIGLQPLSEAAGIETHPECVAAVEAAGLLLEGLGHRVERSHPSGMDDDGLVSHFVNVLAVSQAREFERWEEAIGRPVGPDEVEPGNWMYGELGKGISGPQYVASIEWLHRWSRRIASWWHDGFDLLVTPTLAAPPPRLGELNDPDPGVALLKVASLLRFTPQFNVTGQPAISLPLHWTADGLPVGVQLVAAYGREDLLLRVAAQLERAAPWAADVPPVSA, from the coding sequence ATGACCGACGATCTCGCGGCCCTGGACGCCACGGGGCAGGCCGAGCTGGTCCGCAGCGGCCAGGCCAGCGCCACCGACCTGGTGGAGGCGGCCATCGCCCGCATCGAGGCGGTGAACCCCACGCTGAACGCGGTGATCCACGAGCGCTTCGACCGGGCCCGTGAGGAGGCCGCGGGCGAGCTGCCGGACGGGCCGTTCCGCGGGGTGCCGTTCCTGCTGAAGGACCTGGGCGCCAAGATGGCCGGCGAGCCCTACCACGCCGGCACCGTCTTCCTGAAGGAGCTCGGCTGGCGGGCCAGCGCCGACACCTACCTGGTGCAGCGGGTCCGTGCCGCCGGCCTGGTGATCGTCGGCCGCACCAACACGCCGGAGTTCGGCTCGACGATCACCACCGAGCCGGTGGCCCACGGCCCCAGCCGGAACCCGTGGAACACCGAGCACTCCACCGGCGGCTCGAGCGGCGGGTCGGCGGCGGCGGTGGCGTCGCGGATGGTGCCCGCGGCCCACGCCAACGACGGCGGCGGCTCCATCCGCATCCCGGCCAGCGAGTGCGGCCTGGTCGGCCTCAAGCCGTCGCGGGGGAGGGTGTCGCTCGGGCCGGACCTCGGCGAGGACTGGGCCGGCTTCACGATCGACGGCAGCGTCACCCGCACCGTGCGCGACACCGCCGGGCTGCTCGACGTGCTGGCCGGTCAGATGCCCGGTGACCCGTACATGGCGCCGCCCCCGGCGCGGCCCTTCCGCGACGAGGTGGGGGCCGACCCGGGGGCGCTGCGCATCGGGCTCCAGCCGCTGAGCGAGGCCGCCGGGATCGAGACCCACCCCGAGTGCGTGGCCGCGGTGGAGGCCGCCGGGCTGTTGCTCGAGGGTCTCGGTCACCGGGTCGAGCGGTCGCACCCGAGCGGCATGGACGACGACGGCCTGGTGTCCCACTTCGTGAACGTGCTGGCCGTGTCCCAGGCCCGGGAGTTCGAGCGGTGGGAGGAGGCCATCGGTCGCCCGGTCGGCCCCGACGAGGTGGAGCCCGGCAACTGGATGTACGGCGAGCTCGGGAAGGGCATCTCGGGCCCGCAGTACGTGGCGTCGATCGAGTGGCTGCACCGGTGGAGCCGGCGCATCGCGTCGTGGTGGCACGACGGGTTCGACCTGCTCGTCACCCCGACGCTGGCCGCCCCGCCCCCGCGCCTCGGCGAGCTGAACGACCCCGACCCGGGTGTCGCGCTGCTGAAGGTGGCCTCCCTGCTGCGGTTCACGCCGCAGTTCAACGTGACCGGGCAGCCGGCGATCTCGCTCCCGTTGCACTGGACGGCCGACGGCCTGCCCGTGGGGGTGCAGCTCGTGGCCGCCTACGGCCGGGAGGATCTGCTGCTTCGGGTCGCGGCCCAACTCGAGCGGGCGGCCCCGTGGGCGGCGGACGTGCCGCCGGTCTCGGCCTGA
- the groL gene encoding chaperonin GroEL (60 kDa chaperone family; promotes refolding of misfolded polypeptides especially under stressful conditions; forms two stacked rings of heptamers to form a barrel-shaped 14mer; ends can be capped by GroES; misfolded proteins enter the barrel where they are refolded when GroES binds), with protein MPKIIAFDEEARRGLEAGMNKLADAVRVTLGPKGRNVVLEKKWGAPTITNDGVSIAKEIELEDPYEKIGAELVKEVAKKTDDVAGDGTTTATVLAWSMVREGLRNVAAGANPMSLKKGIEAAVEAAVESVKTLAVDVDSKEQIAQVAAISAADEEIGQMISEAIDKVGKDGVITVEESQTFGMDMELVEGMRFDKGYISPYFVTDPERMEAVLEDAYLLLVGSKISAVRDMLPVLEKVMQSGKPLAIIAEDVEGEALATLVVNKIRGTFKSVAMKAPGFGERRKAMLQDMAILTGGQVITEEVGLKLENVTLDLLGRARKVVVTKDETTIVEGAGSEDDIKGRINQIKAEIDNTDSDYDREKLQERLAKLSGGVAVLKVGAATEVELKEKKHRIEDAVSTTKAAIEEGVVPGGGVALLRSQTAILKRAESLSPDEATGAKIVARAVEEPLKQIAVNAGMEGGVVVERVRSLEGAAEGLNAATGGYEDLVKAGIIDAAKVTRSALQNAASIAALFLTTEAVIADKPEEKGPAMPGGGMEDF; from the coding sequence ATGCCGAAGATCATCGCCTTCGACGAGGAGGCCCGCCGCGGGCTCGAGGCCGGCATGAACAAGCTGGCCGACGCCGTCCGCGTCACCCTCGGCCCCAAGGGCCGCAACGTCGTGCTCGAGAAGAAGTGGGGCGCGCCCACCATCACGAACGACGGTGTCTCCATCGCCAAGGAGATCGAGCTCGAGGACCCGTACGAGAAGATCGGGGCCGAGCTGGTGAAGGAGGTCGCCAAGAAGACCGACGACGTCGCCGGCGACGGCACCACCACCGCCACGGTGCTGGCGTGGTCGATGGTGCGCGAGGGCCTGCGCAACGTGGCCGCCGGCGCCAACCCGATGAGCCTCAAGAAGGGCATCGAGGCCGCCGTCGAGGCCGCCGTCGAGTCGGTCAAGACCCTCGCGGTCGACGTCGACTCCAAGGAGCAGATCGCCCAGGTGGCCGCCATCTCGGCCGCCGACGAGGAGATCGGCCAGATGATCTCCGAGGCCATCGACAAGGTCGGCAAGGACGGCGTCATCACCGTCGAGGAGAGCCAGACCTTCGGGATGGACATGGAGCTCGTCGAGGGCATGCGCTTCGACAAGGGCTACATCTCGCCCTACTTCGTCACCGACCCCGAGCGCATGGAGGCCGTCCTCGAGGACGCCTACCTGCTCCTCGTGGGCTCGAAGATCTCCGCCGTGCGCGACATGCTGCCGGTGCTCGAGAAGGTCATGCAGTCGGGCAAGCCGCTGGCGATCATCGCTGAGGACGTCGAGGGCGAGGCCCTCGCCACGCTGGTGGTCAACAAGATCCGCGGCACGTTCAAGTCGGTGGCGATGAAGGCGCCGGGCTTCGGCGAGCGCCGCAAGGCGATGCTGCAGGACATGGCCATCCTCACCGGCGGCCAGGTGATCACCGAGGAGGTCGGCCTCAAGCTCGAGAACGTCACCCTCGACCTGCTGGGCCGGGCCCGCAAGGTGGTCGTCACCAAGGACGAGACCACGATCGTCGAGGGCGCCGGCTCCGAGGACGACATCAAGGGCCGGATCAACCAGATCAAGGCCGAGATCGACAACACCGACTCCGACTACGACCGCGAGAAGCTCCAGGAGCGCCTGGCCAAGCTGTCCGGCGGCGTGGCCGTGCTGAAGGTCGGCGCCGCCACCGAGGTGGAGCTCAAGGAGAAGAAGCACCGCATCGAGGACGCGGTCAGCACCACCAAGGCCGCCATCGAGGAGGGCGTGGTGCCCGGCGGCGGCGTGGCCCTGCTGCGCTCGCAGACGGCGATCCTGAAGCGGGCCGAGAGCCTGAGCCCCGACGAGGCCACGGGGGCCAAGATCGTGGCCCGCGCCGTCGAGGAGCCGCTGAAGCAGATCGCGGTGAACGCCGGCATGGAGGGCGGTGTGGTGGTCGAGCGGGTGCGCTCGCTCGAGGGCGCCGCCGAGGGCCTCAACGCGGCCACCGGCGGCTACGAGGACCTGGTGAAGGCCGGCATCATCGACGCTGCCAAGGTGACCCGCTCGGCGCTGCAGAACGCGGCCTCGATCGCGGCGCTGTTCCTCACCACCGAGGCCGTCATCGCCGACAAGCCCGAGGAGAAGGGCCCGGCCATGCCCGGTGGGGGCATGGAGGACTTCTGA
- a CDS encoding FAD-dependent oxidoreductase has protein sequence MAQVAVVGAGVAGLGSALALARRGHQVTLLERDATPMPSSADEAFWWDRRGAPQVRHSHALLARLRNLLRDHHPDVLDALLEAGATEIRFAELLPPTIAERGPRPGDDDLVALACRRTTFEWVLRRAVLAQPGVVLLDGVAVEGLGAEAGDPPRITGVRVRVRGDGEVAVQPADLVVVAGGRRSTLPAWLDEVGAAPVPEQVEDTGIVYLSRFYRLRPGAGLPPRDGPIGGDLGYLKYGVFQGDNDTFSVTLATPTADTELRSRLQDAATFDATAALLGPTAPWVDPARAEAITEVHLMAGLLNRLRRFVVDGRPVALGVAAVGDAGVCTNPLYGRGCSLAMVHAHLLAESLQAHPSDALALALAFDAATEEQVVPWYRAAVAQDTQARAAAEAAARGEEPHAEGDAAAFQRSVVQDGLLPATRIDPDVFRAFVRSFNLLALPDALMHDPVVAARVLEVWGQRHERAPEPPLGPPRAELLAALAS, from the coding sequence ATGGCGCAGGTGGCGGTGGTCGGAGCGGGTGTGGCCGGTCTCGGATCGGCGCTGGCGCTGGCTCGCCGAGGCCACCAGGTCACCCTCCTCGAGCGCGACGCCACACCCATGCCGTCGAGCGCCGACGAGGCCTTCTGGTGGGACCGCCGGGGCGCCCCCCAGGTGCGGCACTCCCACGCCCTGCTCGCCCGCCTCCGGAACCTGCTCCGCGACCACCACCCCGACGTCCTCGACGCGCTCCTCGAGGCCGGCGCCACCGAGATCCGCTTCGCCGAGCTGCTGCCGCCCACCATCGCCGAGCGCGGCCCACGCCCCGGCGACGACGACCTCGTGGCCCTGGCCTGCCGGCGCACCACCTTCGAGTGGGTGCTCCGCCGGGCGGTGCTGGCCCAGCCGGGCGTGGTTCTGCTCGACGGGGTCGCCGTCGAGGGGCTGGGGGCGGAGGCCGGCGACCCGCCCCGCATCACCGGGGTCCGGGTCCGGGTCCGGGGCGACGGGGAGGTCGCGGTGCAGCCCGCCGACTTGGTGGTGGTGGCCGGCGGGCGGCGGTCGACGCTGCCCGCGTGGCTCGACGAGGTGGGCGCCGCACCGGTGCCCGAGCAGGTCGAGGACACCGGCATCGTCTATCTGTCGCGCTTCTACCGGCTGCGGCCGGGCGCCGGCCTCCCGCCCCGCGACGGCCCGATCGGGGGCGACCTCGGCTACCTCAAGTACGGCGTGTTCCAGGGCGACAACGACACCTTCTCGGTCACCCTGGCCACCCCCACCGCCGACACCGAGCTGCGTTCCCGGCTGCAGGACGCGGCCACGTTCGACGCCACGGCCGCGCTGCTGGGCCCCACCGCCCCGTGGGTCGACCCCGCTCGGGCCGAGGCGATCACCGAGGTGCACCTGATGGCCGGCCTGCTGAACCGGCTCCGCCGCTTCGTGGTCGACGGCCGACCGGTGGCCCTGGGCGTGGCCGCGGTAGGTGACGCCGGGGTGTGCACCAACCCGCTCTACGGGCGGGGTTGCTCCCTCGCCATGGTGCACGCGCACCTGCTGGCCGAGTCGCTGCAGGCCCACCCGAGCGACGCCCTGGCCCTGGCCCTGGCCTTCGACGCCGCCACCGAGGAGCAGGTGGTGCCCTGGTACCGGGCCGCCGTCGCCCAGGACACCCAGGCCCGGGCGGCCGCCGAGGCCGCGGCGCGGGGCGAGGAGCCCCACGCCGAGGGCGACGCCGCCGCCTTCCAGCGCTCCGTCGTGCAGGACGGGCTGCTGCCCGCCACCCGGATCGATCCCGACGTGTTCCGGGCCTTCGTGCGGTCGTTCAACCTGCTCGCGCTGCCGGACGCCCTGATGCACGACCCGGTGGTGGCGGCCAGGGTGCTCGAGGTGTGGGGGCAGCGCCACGAGCGGGCACCGGAGCCGCCGCTCGGGCCGCCCCGAGCCGAGCTGCTGGCGGCGCTGGCGAGCTGA
- the rlmB gene encoding 23S rRNA (guanosine(2251)-2'-O)-methyltransferase RlmB: MRELLLAGRRRTREVWLADDLDRAAILDDIVELARELRVPVQRVRRGRVESAARTDAPQGVIAFAAPLPEVDLDELAAAPGAGGAPPFLLLLDGITDPGNLGAILRSAEGAGVSGVVLPRHGAALVTATVTKAAAGAVEHLPLAVVPGLASAIPRLQARGLWVVGLDAAADRTLYEIEWVDGPVALVLGAEGEGLGRLVRQRCDAVAAIPLRGRLTSLNVGMAAAVACFEVARRRA; encoded by the coding sequence GTGCGCGAGCTGCTCCTCGCCGGGCGGCGCCGGACCAGGGAGGTCTGGCTGGCCGACGACCTCGATCGGGCGGCGATCCTCGACGACATCGTCGAGCTGGCCCGAGAGCTCCGCGTGCCCGTCCAGCGTGTCCGCCGCGGCCGGGTCGAGTCGGCGGCGCGCACCGACGCCCCCCAAGGCGTGATCGCGTTCGCGGCCCCACTCCCCGAGGTCGACCTGGACGAGCTCGCCGCCGCCCCGGGTGCCGGCGGGGCGCCGCCCTTCCTGCTGCTGCTCGACGGCATCACCGACCCCGGCAACCTCGGGGCGATCCTCCGCAGCGCCGAGGGCGCAGGCGTGAGCGGAGTGGTGCTGCCCCGACACGGTGCCGCGCTGGTCACCGCCACCGTCACCAAGGCGGCCGCCGGTGCCGTCGAGCATCTCCCCCTCGCCGTCGTCCCCGGGCTGGCGAGCGCCATCCCCCGCCTCCAGGCGAGGGGGCTGTGGGTCGTGGGGCTCGACGCCGCTGCCGATCGCACCCTGTACGAGATCGAGTGGGTCGACGGCCCGGTCGCCCTCGTGCTCGGGGCCGAGGGGGAGGGCCTCGGCCGGCTCGTACGGCAGCGCTGCGACGCAGTGGCCGCGATCCCCCTCCGCGGCCGGCTGACCTCGCTCAACGTGGGGATGGCCGCGGCCGTGGCCTGCTTCGAGGTGGCCCGCCGCCGGGCCTGA
- a CDS encoding FABP family protein produces MTEPSLHPLCEPLAGLVGTWVGEGSGSYPTIEPFRYREEVRFWHVGKPFLAYAQRTWDPDTGAPLHAEAGYWRPVAPGRVELVIAHPTGVTELAEGTVAAGRIDVETTAVGLSGTAKEVRAVARTVDVDGDDLRYTLRMAAVGVPLTHHLAAELHRTA; encoded by the coding sequence ATGACCGAGCCGTCCCTGCATCCCCTCTGCGAGCCCCTGGCCGGCCTCGTCGGCACCTGGGTGGGCGAGGGCTCCGGGAGCTACCCCACGATCGAGCCCTTCCGGTACCGGGAGGAGGTCCGGTTCTGGCACGTGGGCAAGCCCTTCCTCGCCTACGCCCAGCGCACGTGGGATCCCGACACGGGCGCACCCCTGCACGCCGAGGCCGGGTACTGGCGGCCCGTGGCGCCGGGCCGCGTCGAGCTGGTGATCGCCCACCCGACGGGGGTGACCGAGCTGGCCGAGGGGACGGTGGCGGCCGGCCGGATCGACGTGGAGACGACGGCCGTGGGTCTGTCCGGCACGGCCAAGGAGGTGCGGGCGGTGGCTCGCACGGTCGACGTCGACGGCGACGACCTGCGCTACACGTTGCGGATGGCCGCGGTGGGCGTGCCCCTCACCCATCACCTGGCGGCCGAGCTCCACCGGACGGCCTGA
- a CDS encoding glucosyl-3-phosphoglycerate synthase, whose translation MKTAGARSFHHGQFDPAALAEAKRGRVVSVCLPARDEEATVGTIVAAIREALVDRVGLVDEILVVDDASRDDTVAVAAAAGATVVEASDVLPELGPGSGKGEALWKSVHAARGELIAWCDADVTNFDSQFVVGLLGPLLTVPEIGFVKGYYERPVGEGRAEGGRVTELVARPLISLLFPHLAGIVQPLSGEYAGRREVLERLPFVEGYGVDLGLLVDVADRFGVDAIAQVDLGVRIHRNRPLVELSPQALAVLHTALRRAGLARTDPAGAALLRPGADPLVVGTDERPPLVGVPAYRRRSA comes from the coding sequence GTGAAGACGGCAGGGGCGCGGTCGTTCCACCACGGCCAGTTCGACCCGGCGGCGCTCGCCGAGGCCAAGCGGGGCCGGGTCGTGTCGGTGTGCCTCCCGGCCCGCGACGAGGAGGCCACCGTCGGCACGATCGTGGCGGCGATCCGCGAGGCGCTGGTCGACCGGGTGGGACTGGTCGACGAGATCCTGGTGGTCGACGACGCCAGCCGCGACGACACCGTCGCGGTGGCGGCCGCCGCCGGTGCCACGGTGGTCGAGGCCAGCGACGTGCTGCCCGAGCTGGGACCCGGTTCGGGCAAGGGCGAGGCGCTCTGGAAGTCGGTGCACGCCGCCCGCGGCGAGCTGATCGCGTGGTGCGACGCCGACGTGACCAACTTCGACAGCCAGTTCGTGGTCGGCCTGCTGGGCCCGCTCCTCACGGTGCCCGAGATCGGCTTCGTCAAGGGGTACTACGAGCGCCCGGTGGGCGAGGGCCGAGCCGAGGGCGGGCGGGTGACCGAGCTGGTCGCCCGCCCCCTGATCTCCCTGCTCTTCCCGCACCTGGCCGGCATCGTCCAGCCGCTCTCGGGCGAGTACGCCGGCCGTCGCGAGGTGCTGGAGCGCCTGCCCTTCGTGGAGGGCTACGGCGTCGACCTCGGCCTGCTCGTCGACGTGGCCGACCGGTTCGGGGTGGATGCCATCGCCCAGGTCGACCTGGGTGTCCGCATCCACCGCAACCGGCCGCTGGTCGAGCTCTCGCCCCAGGCGCTGGCCGTGCTGCACACGGCCCTGCGCCGGGCCGGGCTGGCCCGCACCGACCCCGCCGGGGCCGCCCTCCTGCGCCCCGGGGCCGACCCGCTGGTGGTCGGCACCGACGAGCGGCCACCCCTGGTGGGGGTACCGGCGTACCGCCGCCGCTCGGCCTGA
- a CDS encoding CarD family transcriptional regulator, whose product MPFDVGDKVVYPHHGAAVIERRERKVAFGQERDYFVLKLAYGDLTLMVPIDNTDEVGLREVINDEEVEEVFAVLRKKEARMPTNWSRRFKNHVEKLKSGDIYQVAEVVRNLSLRDKDKGLSAGEKRMLSKARQILVSELTFAIGVTEEEAERRLDEALF is encoded by the coding sequence ATGCCGTTCGACGTCGGTGACAAGGTCGTGTACCCGCACCACGGTGCCGCCGTGATCGAGCGACGGGAGCGCAAGGTCGCATTCGGTCAGGAGCGCGACTACTTCGTGCTGAAGCTCGCGTACGGCGACCTCACCCTGATGGTGCCGATCGACAACACCGACGAGGTCGGGCTGCGCGAGGTCATCAACGACGAAGAGGTCGAGGAGGTGTTCGCGGTCCTCCGCAAGAAGGAGGCCCGGATGCCCACGAACTGGTCCCGCCGGTTCAAGAACCACGTCGAGAAGCTCAAGTCGGGCGACATCTACCAGGTCGCCGAGGTGGTTCGGAACCTCTCGCTGCGCGACAAGGACAAGGGGCTGTCGGCCGGCGAGAAGCGCATGCTCTCGAAGGCCCGCCAGATCCTCGTGTCCGAGCTCACCTTCGCCATCGGGGTCACCGAGGAGGAGGCCGAGCGCCGCCTCGACGAGGCGCTCTTCTAG
- a CDS encoding MoaD/ThiS family protein → MSVTVRIPTTLRPITGGASEVAVEGATLAEVLAALDAAHPGFGDRLLDEDGKLRRFVNVFVADEDVRFLQGLDTPVADGETVSIIPAVAGG, encoded by the coding sequence ATGAGCGTCACGGTCCGCATCCCCACCACCCTCCGGCCGATCACCGGCGGCGCGTCCGAGGTCGCCGTCGAGGGCGCGACCCTGGCCGAGGTCCTGGCTGCGCTCGACGCTGCCCATCCCGGCTTCGGCGACCGCCTCCTAGACGAAGACGGCAAGCTCCGGCGGTTCGTGAACGTGTTCGTCGCCGACGAGGACGTGCGGTTCCTCCAGGGCCTCGACACGCCCGTGGCCGACGGCGAGACCGTGTCGATCATCCCGGCGGTCGCCGGCGGCTGA
- a CDS encoding glycerate kinase — MGHHGAVRVVAALDKFRGTATAAELAAAVGRAAWDAGWDCDEAPVADGGEGTLDVLGGANRTTTVMGPLGDPVDAGWRLAKGTAVIEMARASGISLVGGPEHNDPVAASTHGTGELVSAALEAGAKRIIVGVGGSASTDGGLGALRAIWPPHRLKGVELLVACDVRLRFVDAAEVFAPQKGATPAQVEFLKRRLERLAQVYVEEYGVDVRGLDGSGAAGGLAGGLAAVGARLVPGFELVADELHLPDLVEGADLVVTGEGYLDEQSFDGKVVGGVAELGALCGVPVLIVAGDVQEGLDPGLPVVSLVARAGVERAMRATARCVEEVVADHLRHLR; from the coding sequence CTGGGCCACCATGGTGCGGTGCGTGTCGTCGCCGCCCTCGACAAGTTCCGAGGCACCGCCACCGCGGCCGAGCTGGCCGCGGCGGTGGGCCGGGCGGCGTGGGACGCGGGTTGGGACTGCGACGAGGCGCCGGTGGCCGACGGGGGTGAGGGCACCCTCGACGTGCTGGGCGGGGCGAACCGCACCACCACCGTGATGGGTCCGCTCGGCGATCCGGTCGACGCAGGCTGGCGGCTGGCGAAGGGCACGGCCGTGATCGAGATGGCCCGAGCGTCGGGCATCTCGCTGGTGGGCGGGCCCGAGCACAACGACCCCGTGGCGGCGTCCACGCACGGTACGGGCGAGCTGGTGTCGGCCGCCCTCGAGGCGGGGGCCAAGCGGATCATCGTGGGCGTCGGCGGGTCGGCCAGCACCGACGGCGGCCTCGGCGCGCTGCGGGCGATCTGGCCACCCCACCGGCTGAAGGGGGTCGAGCTGCTGGTGGCCTGCGACGTGCGGCTCCGGTTCGTCGACGCAGCCGAGGTGTTCGCCCCCCAGAAGGGGGCCACCCCCGCGCAGGTGGAGTTCCTGAAGCGCCGGCTCGAGCGGCTCGCCCAGGTCTACGTGGAGGAGTACGGCGTCGACGTCCGCGGGCTGGACGGCTCGGGCGCGGCCGGCGGGCTGGCCGGTGGCCTGGCTGCGGTGGGTGCCCGGCTGGTCCCCGGGTTCGAGCTGGTGGCCGACGAGCTGCACCTCCCCGACCTCGTCGAGGGCGCCGACCTGGTCGTGACCGGCGAGGGCTACCTCGACGAGCAGTCGTTCGACGGCAAGGTGGTGGGCGGCGTGGCCGAGCTGGGCGCCCTGTGCGGGGTCCCCGTGCTGATCGTGGCCGGCGACGTGCAGGAAGGCCTCGACCCGGGGCTGCCGGTGGTGTCGCTGGTGGCCCGAGCCGGCGTCGAGCGGGCGATGCGCGCCACCGCCCGGTGCGTGGAGGAGGTGGTCGCCGACCACCTCCGTCACCTCCGCTGA
- a CDS encoding DUF3263 domain-containing protein encodes MALSERDKAILDFERSWWTEPGPKEAAIRERFELSAARYYQILGELLDTPEALAYDPLAVRRLRRLRDRRRRARFEGSSVGQPPAR; translated from the coding sequence ATGGCACTGAGCGAACGCGACAAGGCCATCCTCGACTTCGAGCGCTCCTGGTGGACCGAGCCGGGGCCCAAGGAGGCCGCCATCCGGGAGCGGTTCGAGCTCTCGGCGGCGCGCTACTACCAGATCCTCGGCGAGCTGCTCGACACGCCCGAGGCCCTCGCCTACGACCCGCTGGCGGTGCGCCGCCTCCGCCGCCTGCGCGACCGGCGCCGTCGGGCCCGCTTCGAGGGCTCCTCCGTCGGCCAGCCACCGGCCCGATGA
- a CDS encoding LytR C-terminal domain-containing protein: protein MSTTGSGSGGERPLAGGAARGIALLVVAVLLGFLLLRAAFDGGGGGSASGDDVDRTTTTAEPDTTDTTEAPTTTLAEPRPPNEVKVLVANGSGTQGAAARTGDALTALGYTVVGATNAPANVATTSIYYAQGYNADALAIATALGAPEGAVSLMPNPPPIPDLAGANVLIVLGPDLATPA, encoded by the coding sequence GTGAGCACCACCGGGTCGGGCTCGGGCGGGGAGCGGCCGCTGGCCGGCGGTGCGGCGCGTGGCATCGCCCTGCTCGTCGTGGCCGTCCTCCTCGGCTTCCTGCTGCTGCGGGCCGCCTTCGACGGCGGGGGCGGCGGGTCGGCGTCGGGCGACGACGTCGATCGCACCACCACCACCGCGGAGCCCGACACCACCGACACCACCGAGGCCCCCACCACCACCCTCGCCGAGCCCCGCCCGCCCAACGAGGTGAAGGTGCTGGTGGCCAACGGCTCGGGTACGCAGGGGGCGGCGGCCCGCACCGGCGACGCCCTCACCGCCCTGGGCTACACGGTGGTGGGCGCCACCAACGCGCCCGCCAACGTGGCGACCACGTCGATCTACTACGCCCAGGGCTACAACGCCGACGCGCTGGCCATCGCCACCGCGCTGGGGGCCCCCGAGGGCGCGGTGTCGCTGATGCCCAACCCCCCGCCGATCCCCGATCTCGCGGGTGCGAACGTCCTCATCGTGCTGGGGCCCGATCTGGCCACGCCGGCCTAG
- a CDS encoding GNAT family N-acetyltransferase has protein sequence MELELQPVSPADAARIWELVHRSEAHDRVPRVLSRHEVDEELAEAHFDPETDARLAIAGGEVVGWGRVWHRPSGEELERAYLFGTVAPEHRGTGVGSALMTWLVARGTEQLVAGPEHLPAYLRVDAYEWQADALRLYSRFGFTPVRWFEELLRTLEAPPSAPVPDGVDLVPWDRALDEEVRLAKNAAFSDHWGSTPTDADSWRQWVEGYGTRLDLSFVALAGGRVVGHSLNSHYPEDETLLGRRDGWIDNLGTVREWRGRGVASALIAASLRAFAGAGFTHAAIGVDADNPNGAAQLYRSLGFRPLHRSITHQREVTSGRAGPRTDAPRTP, from the coding sequence GTGGAGCTCGAGCTGCAGCCCGTGTCGCCCGCCGATGCCGCTCGCATCTGGGAGCTCGTCCACCGGTCGGAGGCCCACGACCGGGTGCCCCGGGTGCTGTCGCGGCACGAGGTCGACGAGGAGCTGGCCGAGGCCCACTTCGATCCCGAGACCGACGCCCGGCTCGCCATCGCCGGCGGCGAGGTCGTCGGCTGGGGCCGGGTGTGGCACCGGCCCTCCGGCGAAGAGCTGGAGCGGGCGTACCTGTTCGGCACGGTCGCCCCCGAGCACCGCGGGACGGGGGTCGGATCGGCCCTCATGACCTGGCTCGTGGCCCGCGGCACCGAGCAGCTGGTGGCCGGCCCTGAGCACCTCCCCGCGTACCTGCGCGTCGACGCCTACGAGTGGCAGGCCGATGCCCTCCGCCTGTACTCGCGGTTCGGGTTCACGCCCGTGCGCTGGTTCGAGGAGCTGCTCCGCACGCTGGAGGCGCCCCCGAGCGCGCCCGTGCCCGACGGTGTCGACCTGGTGCCGTGGGACCGGGCGCTCGACGAGGAGGTCAGGCTGGCCAAGAACGCGGCCTTCAGCGACCACTGGGGTTCGACGCCCACCGACGCCGACAGCTGGCGCCAGTGGGTCGAGGGCTACGGCACCCGCCTCGACCTCAGCTTCGTCGCCCTCGCCGGTGGCCGGGTCGTGGGCCACAGCCTGAACAGCCACTACCCCGAGGACGAGACCCTGCTCGGGCGACGCGACGGCTGGATCGACAACCTTGGCACCGTGCGGGAGTGGCGGGGCCGGGGCGTGGCGTCGGCCCTCATCGCCGCGTCGCTACGGGCCTTCGCCGGGGCCGGCTTCACCCACGCCGCCATAGGCGTCGACGCCGACAACCCCAACGGTGCGGCCCAGCTCTACCGCAGCCTCGGCTTCCGGCCCCTGCACCGCTCGATCACGCACCAGCGCGAGGTCACCTCGGGGCGGGCCGGCCCCCGAACCGACGCGCCGCGAACCCCGTGA